cttggcatatagtaagcacttagtaaatatttgttgctattatcatcaacatcatcaataTTTTACAAACTGAAATGCCTTTTGCAGTGTTTTGACAGCCCATAACTACCTCCTGGAACTTTTCCTGGAACTGTGGAGTCTTGATTTCATAGACAAAGTGTGGGATAGCTTGAAGTGATACTCTAGGGCTTTAGGATTAAGGAGTGGGAATGGGATAGTCCATAGCCCTGAGCCTAATATAGAGGTTGGAAAATCATAAGAATTTTGTCGCAAGTTGCACTCACTAAATTTGGAAAGAGAGGTCAGAGTACACATGTAcgtttctcctcctcctcccaggatTATGCATGTTAGTGTCAATCAGACTGTTTTCCACGCTGTTaactgtatttatattttcaaaatgaaagctTTTCAGCACTGCAGGTTACTTCCCAGTTCTTTTTAAAGTGTTGTAACTgcgcttttattttaaatagttctaGTTCTTGCAACCAGCATTTTATATTGCCAGTAAGAATTTAAGATAATTAGATCAATAGAGGTAACCACAGTGCCATTTTGAAATAGTAGATTTGAAAAAAGCAGATTTTTCAGATTGAAATATTTTCATGCAGAAGCATACTTTATTTTCTCAAGTTCTCCTTAATTCTGTTTCTTGAGTATACTCTGCCTTCTGAGTGGCATGCTAGTAAAGATGTGGATAGGAACAGACATTCTTGTGTCATCTTTATGGAAAATAGGgaatcattataaaaattaattactatttgtttaaacatttttatttatttatttatttatttttcggtacgcgggcctctcactgttgtagcctctcccgttgcggggcacaggctctagacgtgcaggctcagcggccatggctcacgggccctgccgctccgcggcatgtgggatcttcccggacccgggcacgaacccatgtccccctgcatcggcagacagactctcaaccactgcgccaccagggaagcccaacattttaatttttgatgagCCTAAAATTACATGAGATACACTTGCTTTGCCCTCAAAGTTCAGCCTTAATTCAGCTGGTTATTTTACTAGTGTTTGGTCCAGCAAGATAGGAAATCATTCTTACTCTGGGAAAAATAGCCTCCTTTAAGGGATATttatatgccagacattgtgtTAAGCactattatctaatttaatctccTAAGTGGTCTCTTCCTCTAGACTTTGTTCTCCAATAGTATATTCTTAATATAGCAGCCAGAGAGATGCTGTTAAATCAGAGATGCGGTTAAAGTCAGGTCATGTCATGCTagaaccctccaatggcttcctaTTTCTGgcaaaataaaagctaaaatctTTACAGTGGCCTATAAGGTTCTATATGATCTGATTCCCTCTTAGTGCTCTGACCTCATCTTTCACCACTTACCCCCCCACTCTCTGCTCCAGCTCCTTAGCTTCCTTGCTTTTCCTTAATcatgcctttttcatttctgatttcctctgtctggaacactGCATGGCTGTTTCCTCAGTTGTTTCATGTCTTGACTTGAATTTTGCTTTTTGCCCTATCGtccttctctgctttatttatttatgtttttcctgTAGCACCTATCACTAGATAACATAtcaaatcatatatttatttattttgcttgtttgatATTTCCCTTACCACCGGGCAGAGATTTTGTCTATCTTGTTCACTGTTGTCTCTGCATCACTTAGGACAGTTGCTGGTGCGCAGAATAAGTGCTCAGGAAACATTTGCTTAGTGAATGACTAAATTGCCACAGTACTGTGGCATGGCCACTGTTATTACCTTCATTcaacaggtgaagaaactgaagctcagagaggttaaataatttgcataGGGTCACATAGCTCTTAACCATCCCCTTGAATGGCTTTATTTCCTGTTATATCTCATGCATTCTGTGCTAAGTCATAGGAcactatttttgtgtgtgtgaatatcaCATACATATTCAGGCTTTTGTGCTCATGTTGTTTCCTCAGTGGGAGTATTCTCCTTTCCTGCCTCGTACTGAGGTAGAACTTTATTTGCAGAAGAAATGGTACAAATAGAAGAGTCAAAGAGAAGAGTCAAGGGTATGAAGGTTGTTTGGGGAGGTGGAAGGATAAATATTGTGAGCTAAGATCACATGGTGGGACATGCACATATGTTCAGGGAGCAGTTTAGCTAGAATGAGGTTTTGTTTAGGAGTATGATaggatagagagggagagagttatGCCCCTATTACTGGGAGCTTTGAGCTTCACGTTAAGGAGCTAATGTTTTTATCTTGTTGCCCTTTGAAGGTTTTTGAGCAGAAGATTGATAATGTATAacaccactttaaaaaatacttaattttgcTATGGTGATGAGAATGCTTTGGAGTGGGAAGAGACTAAAATTAGGGACAATGTTTAGGAGATTATTAAAATGACATAGGCCTTACATGAGACGATAAAGGCTGAAGTTGAGAAGTGATAGTGGAAATAAAGCACAGAGATGAGATACTtaaagtataacttttaaaatccaaactccttacagTGGCCTACAACATGCTGCATGATCTGACCTTTGCCTACCTCTGCAGCCTTATCCCCTGCCacctttcttctcattctctgctGTAGCAACACTGGCAGTTCTTTGCTTTGAATGGACTGTTTGTCTTGGCTCTAATGTCTTTGCACTTACCTTCTCTTTCCCTGGAATGTTTTTCTCCAAGTCTGGTTCATTCATTTCTCAGTTAAAATCACCTCTCAGGTCTTTCCTGACcaccagttttttttgttttttttttttttttgtagcgcgcgggcctctcactgctgtggcctctcctgctgtggagcacaggctccggacgcgcaggctcagtggccatggctcacgggcccagccgctccgtggcatgtgggatcttcccagaccagggcacgaacctgtgtcccctgcatcggcaggtggactctcaaccactgagccaccagggaagcccctgaccacCAGTTTTAAAGCACCGTCCCTTATTGCTTCATTCTTTGTTGCTATCATCAGAGTATGTAATCATTATCTGACTTTAAGAATGTATTTGTCACTGCCCCTTAGAATGTCAATTTCATGAGAGAAGGGACTTTctcattttcactgctatatTCTTGTACCTGGAAATGTACCTGGCCCTTACTAGATTTGAAATAGGACTTAATAAATCACCTGGGTTGGAGGAGTCCTGTAAACCCAGGGTTTTCAGCTTGAATATCTACCATTgatcaaaacagaaaaatctggAGGGATTTTGGTTTTTGAAGGCAAGATGGAGTCTGAGGTGGGGGCACGACATCCAGATGGTATTGTCCAGTAGGCAGTGGGAGATGTATAACTGCACCCTACGAAAATGGTTAGGACTGGAgctataatcctttttttttttaaactacagtgtaacatacatatagaaaagtgcaGATATCATAAATGTTCAACTTGTTGAACTTTTACAAAGCGAGTATACCCTTGATGTAGTGCctaaatcaagaaaaaattattagCAGCACTCTTGAGGCTCCCTGGTGATGAgctataattttttgtttgtttgttttgtttttgcggtacgcaggcctctcactgttgtggcctctcccgttgcggagcacaggctccggacgcgcaggctcagcggcgagcTGAGAAGCCCTATAATGTCTTAATTGGTATTTATTCTGTATCCTCTTTGATTATAAACACTTTGAGACAAGGACCATACCTATTTCACTTATCAAAATAGTCTAGTAAGGTGATTTTTGTTGATGATTGCTCAGAGGAGTCTTACTTTCATTAATAGTCAACCCAGGGTGAGGAACTGTACTCTGCAGGACTTTCTGTTGATTCCAGTCTTTGCTGTTTTCCTTGTCTCTGAACTCCTATAGAATCAGTCTACTACACTTGATTTAATACTTCATCTATGTTATCTGtggttttttagttttttccatgTGTTCAGTTCATATCTCTATTAGAAAGTTCCTTGAGGTTGGGAACCTTGTCATatactccttcctccctccctccctcccttcgttCCTTGAAATAGAATTTATTGTGGCTCTGATTATGTACACGTGAGATGTTCTTGCCAGGTGGGCCGGGCTCACATGGCTTGTATAATACATACATCTGCGGGGCCTGCTCTCTGTGGTTGGGAAACGCCCACACTGGCAGTTCAGCCCACCTTCCAAGTTCTCAGCTTCATGGGGTCCTTGGCCACCTTTTTCTCAGCGCAGTTGGCCTCCATCTCCTGCTGATGCTCCTCTCACTTCTTCCAGCTTAGCTCGGTCTTCGCCTGTTGGCTCTCAGTCTCGGCTGGGCACCAGCCTCCTCTGATGTGCTGATAAGGCAGCGAAGGGGTCGCCTTTGTCATTAAGCTCCGGTCCATCCCAGTTATACTTGCTGGccagctgtgtgtcctcaggGGGCAGCTCTGGGAGATTTGGCTCCTGCCATCCCTGCTCCCACGAGCCCCTCAGCTTCCCAGCTGCTCCAGTCTGACTCCGGGGCTTTGTGGCCGGGGTTGCTGCTCTGCCCAGCCCAGCTGTCTTGGCCCCCAGAAGTCCTGGTGGGCTGACACAGATTTGGCCTCCTGCTCCAAGCAGCCCCAGTCTTCGTCCTCCCATCTGTTGGCAGCACTGCTGTCCTCTTCTGTGTCCTtgccctcttgtgtctcccagtGGCCTTAGGTCATGGGTATGGCAGGGAcaggggtgagggctggggaaggaagtCCCTCGGGCATGGATCTCTGGGGGATGTTGGTCTCGGCTGGAGCAGCTGTGGGGTGTGCATGGATTAGCATAGAGTTGAGGAAGGAGACCCCTGTCATGGCCCAGCCTGTGCAGCTGGCTGCATGAGAAGTCCACTTTGGCCAGCTGTGTAGGGCCCTCTGACACAGACTCCAGTTTGGACAGGCAGCTTCGAATGGCCTTGAAGGCCTCATCCTGCACAGATGTCTCAGAATCCACAGTGAGGCTGTAAGAGTCAGGCAGGATCTTGTGGGCTTAATCGTTCATCGAGGAGAGGTTGTGGGTGGCAGTGAAGCCCAAAACACCCGTGACCTGGGATGGTGCAAAACGGTCCTTAGTGGCCCAGCTAAAGGCGGAGGTGAGGACCCTGTTTCTGGTGCTGGTACTGAAGTAGAAGCTGATTTTGCCCAGGCAAATGGTGGTATTGCACCGAATGGGGCCCTGTTCGTCCTTGGCCTGCAGCTGCGTGAAGAGCTTCATCAGCTCCACGGTGAGGTTGGCCTCATTTAGCTTTGGGGCCAGGAGCAGCATGGACTTGACCATCTGCTCCTGGGGGTCATGGAGAGCCTACTCCTATAGGGTCACCACGTATAAGTATTGTAACCAGGGAGCAGCAAATGTGCTAGGTGTCTTATTTCAGGACTGTTGTTCTTTACAGTAAAAGTGATTTGTCAAATGTATAATTAAATGCAATTTAACCTTTATACTTTTATGAAATTTTtcacattcactttttttttgagaagtcttcatcagggagttccctggtggcctagtggttaggattccacgctttcactgccatggcctggcagtgaatccctggttagggaactgagatcctgcaagctgtgtggcatggccaaaaaaagaaaagtctcgggcttccctggtggcgcagtagttgagagtccgtctgccgctgcaggggacacgggttcgtgccctggtccgggaggatcccacatgccgcggagcagctgggcctgtgagccatggccgctgagcctgcgcgtccggagcctgtgctctgcaacgggagaggccacaacagtgagaggcccgcgtaccgcaaaaaaaaaaaaaaaaaaaaaagaaaaagaaagaaaagtcttcaTCCTAAAGGGTTGATTTAGGAAATATGAACATTATATTACATAATTCTACATACTTCCCAGTGCTGTCCTTGTTCTTGTTCAATATTGTGTAGTTATATTTGTATATCtgttaattcttttcctttttggctcTCTCCAGTGCATTTAAAGTGAAATAACTTAGATGTGACTTTTAAggaatatattcattatataaacCTAGTTGAGTTTATATAATAgcattattacatatattttattaataaagttaCTAGATTTGCCTGCCTCCCAAGCCCTTAAACtctaaatggagaaaaaaaatagacaaacataGAATGCTTTATCAGTGGGATTTTGGGTCTCTACTTAATAGAAATTGGCTTTCATTATATACTTGATAACCTAAGGCAGCTCCTTTTACACAGTTAAAAGTCTGAAAACACTTGAATTTTACTAGGTGTGTCAGGAAGAAACTTTACATGGGCTTCTGCTTCTTagaaattttcagtattttaatttattgagtacctactttgTATAGAACCCTGTGTCAGTTGTTCTGAAGGATACTGAGACTGAATTTCTGCCCCCCAGGTGTTTACTAGCTATAGGATGGGCCATGACCCAAGGCACTGTATGATATGTCCAGTGAGTATTGAGGAAACTTCActggagaaaaaatgaaattaccaGCAGTTGAATAGTCTGGGTAAACTTGATGGAGAAGCTGTGATCTGAGCTGGACCTTGAAAGATGAATGGGATTTTTCTTTGTGCTAAGCACAGTGCACATAGcactttatgtgattttttttttttttccatttagtctTTCCAGCAACCCTATGAAACAGGTGTAGTTTCCATTCCAgttacagaaatgaagaaactgtaGATTAGAGTGTATGTTTTcaatgattccatatatatgtatgaaaatcattaaaaaagaaaagtctggaaggatacacaccCAATTTAAATAttggttacctctggggaggggcACTGAGATTTTGGAGGTGGAGGTCAAAAGGAGGCTTTAGAATTTTGGGTTGTCATTTAAAGGAGATGTATTGCAAAAGAAATaagtattaaaaggaaaaataagaaacattttgGAATTAAAGTAACAGGAAAGGAAATCTCAGGAACTAAAGCTTTTAGAAAAGAATAGAGATCTACTTGCAAAATAGTGGGAGTCAGATTTTGACTGGCTCACTGAATCAAAAAATACAGGCATTTATTGGGACAAAACATTTGATCACCAAAGTTATTGAGTTTACATTAGTTTGTCATGGTGGAAAACAGCAGTTTTTTAACATGATTGTTATATCCACAAAGGTCATAACACTTTTtggtgccttttaaaaaaaattttttttactgaagcatagttgatttacagcactGTGCCAAtccctgctgtacagcaaagtgactcagttatacacatagagacatactttttaatattattttccattatggtttatcacaggatattgaatatagttccctgtgttatacattaggaccttgtttattctaaatgtagtagtttgcatctaccaaccccaaactcccagtccacccctccccccaacctcggcaaccacaggtctgttctctgtgtctatgagtctgtttctgttttgtagataggttcatttgtgccatattttagattccacatataattgatatcatatagtatttgtctttctctttctgactgacttcacttactatgataatctctagttgcatccatgttgctgcaaatggcattattttgttcttttttatggctgagtagtattccaatgtatatatatttaccacgtcttctttatgcagtcaatggatatttaggttgtttccatgtcttggctattgtgaacagtactgctatgaacatcaggctacatgtatctttttttaaaataaaattatttatttatttattttaattttggctgcattgggtctttgttgctgtacgcaggctttctctagttgcagccagcgggagctactcttcattgcggtgcatggacttctcattgtggtggcttctcttgttgcagaacacggactctaggtgcacgggcttcagtagttgtggctcacagactctagagcgcaggctcagtagttgtggtacacaggcttagttgctccttggcatgtgggatcttcccagaccagggatcgaacccatgtcccctgcattggcaggctgattcttaaccactgtgccaccagggaagtccctatctttttgaattatagttttgtctgggtatattcccaggagtgggattgctggatcatatagtaattctatttttagttttctgaggaacctccatactgttttccatagtggctgtaccaacttacactcccacccacagtataggagggttcccttttctccacaccctctccagcatttgttatttgtagacattttaatgatggcccctctgaccggtgtgaggtggtacctcattgtagttgtgatttgcatttctctaataattaatgatgttgagcagcttttcatgtgcttactggccatttgtatgtcttctttggagaaatgtctattaccttctgtccattttttgattgggttgtttttttgttgcatAACATTTTTTTGGATaccagtattttaaaagttaggGAAAAAGTTTAGTTAGGGAGTCCAAGCTTACAGAAAGTGCTcaagatttcatttattttggggaTCAGAATTACAGAGAgtgactcatttttttaaaaatttttatttatttatttatttatttatgtttggctatgttgggtattcattgctgtgtgcaggcattctctagttgcggcgagtgggggctactcttccttgcagtgcgcgggcttctcattgcggtggcttgtcttgttgtggagaatgggctctgggcacgtgggcttcagtagttgtggcacgcgggctcagtaattgtggtgcacgggctcagttgctccgtgacatgtgggatcttcccggaccaagcctcgaacccgtgtcccctgcattggcaggcggattcttaaccactgtgcctccagggaagcccttatttttaaatttatctcaagatacaaagtattttctttctccctatCTATGAGATGTGACATTTATTCATAATGGTGGCAAGGCAGTGTCAGTTTTGCTTTCTCAGTGCTTTGTTCAAAGTCACGTGGCTAACAAGTGGTGCAGgcggaatttgaacccagataaTCTGGCTTCGAAGTTCTAGATCTCAGCTATCTTGCTACTAAAAATGGGGAGATAGGAATTCCAAAGGGAGAAGCAGAGTTTACAGAGGAAGATCAGTATAAATTATGTTCAGGTGTAGTAGTAAACCATTGTGATTGAAGGGCAGGATATTTGGCAGGCAATGATGGGAGCTAAAAGATTAAGGGATTCTTTGGGACCAcaatgtggattattttgaaaatcaGGGCAATTAATTGGCCCAAGGATGGATGGAAAGGATTCATTCATCTTACAAACATTGTATTAAAACAGAATTTCAGATACAGAAAGGATCATTCTTTGAGATAAGAAGGAGTGAACTGGTAGCACTGTGATTTATCCATCCTTTACAAAGGTTATTTCGCATCAGCTGATCGTT
Above is a genomic segment from Tursiops truncatus isolate mTurTru1 chromosome 2, mTurTru1.mat.Y, whole genome shotgun sequence containing:
- the LOC101331457 gene encoding LOW QUALITY PROTEIN: N-terminal kinase-like protein (The sequence of the model RefSeq protein was modified relative to this genomic sequence to represent the inferred CDS: inserted 6 bases in 3 codons; deleted 1 base in 1 codon; substituted 3 bases at 3 genomic stop codons), encoding MFPVSSRRDAELKSLRAHQTSTSSRTRSYRLGGRRASAKEGASSTSLAPPPTPGGQTAPELRQDPWDPPLELKPLPFREQMVKSMLLLAPKLNEANLTVELMKLFTQLQAKDEQGPIRCNTTICLGKISFYFSTSTRNRVLTSAFSWATKDRFAPSQVTGVLGFTATHNLSSMNDXAHKILPDSYSLTVDSETSVQDEAFKAIRSCLSKLESVSEGPTQLAKVDXSHAASCTGWAMTGVSFLNSMLIHAHPTAAPAETNIPQRSMPEGLPSPALTPVPAIPMTXGHWETQEGKDTEEDSSAANRWEDEDWGCLEQEAKSVSAHQDFWXGQDSWAGQSSNPGHKAPESDWSSWEAEGSWEQGWQEPNLPELPPEDTQLASKYNWDGPELNDKGDPFAALSAHQRXGWCPAETESQQAKTELSWKKXEEHQQEMEANCAEKKVAKDPMKLRTWKVG